The Verrucomicrobium spinosum DSM 4136 = JCM 18804 DNA segment GGTGGTGACGACATTGAAAGCGGAGATGGAGCGTCGGGTGAAGGACACCGGGTCCTTGTTGCCGACAAGCAATCCTGCGTATGATGCCAGCAAGCCCAGCGGTCGTGGGGCGGGTGGCGGGGGTGGTGGGAAAAAGAAGGAGAAGGCCAAGGAGGAGTAAGGGGTGTTTGATGCGGGTGCCCCTCGTGGCCATGGCCCCCCTTGGGCACGCGGTTGCTCTCCACGATTCAGACATCGCATACGGGGAAGGTTAGTGCCTGCCAAGGAACCTGGGGTGGTGAAGCATAGACTGACTGGATTCAGATGGCCTGTGCTCGGGGAGCGCACGCATCCTGCGTGCTGTTTGCGGCATCTTGCCGCGAACGTCAGTCAGCGCATGACATCAGGTCCGACCGACGTGGGGGTGTTGATGGCGGTGGGGAGGAGGTACCCAACGTTGACTCGCTTAGGGCTCGTCCAACGTTGGGCTGTGTTAGAGATCCCCTGTGGGGATCAACTTCGATCCGGGGCGGCGGCCTCAAGCTGGTTCCTTGGCATCCACCCCAAACGCGCGCGGTTGGTTCGTTCTCCTCACGTCGACAACTACGATCGGTGTTGTTCGTAACACGGCAGAAGGCATCCCATAGACCTTCCGATTCCACACACACCCCGACAGCTCACGCCTCAACTCCCACCCACTGGTCTTTGATCATCAACCACCCAGCGCCCCTGTAGTTGTCGACGTGAGGAGGCACTAACTGAAGCGTCTGCAGCTTCGCCTTCTCGCTGTTGTCACCAAGTTTCGACAGACACGGAGGCTCCTCCTGTAGGGCGAGCGCCCCGCTTGCCGCGAACCACCCCTGATTGCGTCACCATCGCGGTAGGTCAGCCACTCAAGGAATCGGGACGGTTCATCTGCATTGTCCGCTCCGCCAAGCGCATCATTCGAAACAAAAAGTTGTGTTGCCCCATCACCGGAACTCCGGTTACGATCCGGCGAATCTCCCGCCTATGATCACTCCCTTTCCTGATCGCCCGCTTCGCGTTCGAGGTTCCTTTGCCACCAAGAAACTCCTCGGGGGTATCGCGCTGATCCTGCTGGGGATCGGGTTCCTGGCGCTCTTCATCTTCATAGAGAAGGAGTCCATCACCCAGGTTCTGGAAGACAGGAAGATCTGGGACACCGGTGTGCCAGCCAGCTTCTCTGAGGTTCAAGGCAACGAACGGACGAAGAACTTCATTTTTCACGAGTACGATCTGGTCGTCCGCTATGGTGACAAAGAAATGCAGGCCCGTAGCGCTCGGGTGAAGTTTGACACCTTTCTCACGAGCGTGGATCAGGAGGGGCGTCAGGAGGCCCGGTATCTGGAGAGCGATCCCTCAAAGGTCGCCCATTCGTGGGCTATGGATGCGCTCACCGGGCGATGGTTGGCCATCGGCTTCATGGGGGTCATGGGCCTCCTCCTGGGCGGGTTTGCGATATGGGGCGGTCTCGGCATGATCGGACAGTTGACCCTGGCGAAACGCTGCGGCCGACGCTCGGATGTGGTGATCCTGGAGATCACCAACGTGGCACCCAACGTCGTGAATGGGAAGCAGGTGGGACTGGTTTACTTCTTCCAGGGCACAGACGGGGACGGCAAACAACTGGAAGGCAAAACCGCCTTCAAAACGAAAGAGGAGCCGCTCTTTGCCGATGAAGAACGCAAGCACCTGGTGGGGCTGCTCAATCCGGCTTCGCCAGGCAAGGTGCTGGTCCCGCACAGAGATCTGTACCCGTTCGTGTCACCGGTTCGCGCCTGACTTTATTGCTTCACTGCAGATGCAAGAGCAGGGGTGCCGTCAGCCGCAGAGGCTCCTTCAGCTTTTCTCCATCCGGATGGCGGTCGTGCGGACTGGAAGCGTGTTTCCATCATGATTGAGGCTTGAGGTTTCCGGGATTTTTGCTTTGTGGGAAGCGTTAACTCGTTCCCCTGAGTGAACCCCCTTTCTGCGATGGTGAGCGGAGATGCCCGGCATCTCCCGCCTCCGCCAAAAAACGCCCCCCCGATGAACTATCTCGTCCACAAGCACGGACAGCAGCATGGTCCTTTCTCCGAAGCCGCGCTGCGCCAGAAACTCGCGAATGGCGAATTCGCCCCGATGGACATGGCCTGGCGCGAGGGCCTGCCCGGCTGGATGCCGCTGAAGAATGTGCTCCCACCGGAAATGCCCCCTCTACCGGGAGTGCCAGCCGCTCCTGTGCCTCCCCCCCTGCCCCCCGGGCAGACGTCGCCGCAGCCCGTAGCGACCCTGCCTGTACCCACCGAGGTCTCCTTGAGAGAACCCGTGGCATCACCCACCCCCCATCGGACCTTTTCGGAAGGAGTCAGCAAGCCTGCGTGGAAGCGCCAGCGCACGTGGTGGCCGTGGGTGCTGGGGGCAGTGATCCTCTGCGGATTTGGCCTGCTCTTCACGATCGGTTTCCTCGTGCTGCAGAAAGTGAACAAGCAAGTCACCGCCGCCAGCAGCGCAGAGAAGCCCCTCTTTGAGGACCGCGCCGGACATCGCACAGTTTGGAAAAAATCCTCCCACAAGGCATCAGGACCCGCCGAGGATCCGCCCAAAGAAGTGTTTGAGAAGGTTCGTTACCCATCCGACGCAGGGTCGTTGGTCGCTTATGTCACCCCAGACCCCAAGGACGGGAAGAAGCACCCGGCCATCGTCTGGGCTCACGGCGGGTTCGGCGGCATAAGCAGCTACTTCTGGCAGGAGGCCTCCAAGTACGATGACCAGTCGGCCCGCGCCTTCCGCGAGGCGGGCATCGTCCTCATGACGCCGTCCTGGCGGGGTGAGAACGACAATCCGGGAAGGTTCGAGTTGTTCTTCGGCGAGGTGAATGACCTCCTGGCCGCCGTGAAGCATGTGAAGACACTGCCGTATGTGGATCCCAACCGCGTGTACATCGGCGGGCACAGCACGGGTGGCACGCTCACCCTCCTGGCCAGCACGGCCTCGGACGAGTTCCGTGCCGCATTCTCCCTAGGCGGCATGCCGGATGGGCGCGACGTCCTGTATGCTGGCGAGGGGTTTGGCAACACTCCCTATGACTCGCTGAAAGAGCGGGAAAGCCTGCTGCGCAGCCCCATCCGGTACACCCGGTTTATCACGCGTCCCACGTTCTACTTTGAAGGGGAAGACAACCCCACCTTCGCGGAGAGCGCCCAGAAGATGGGCCGCCGCGCGGCCAACATCAACGTGCCCTTCCAGGCGTTCACCCTGCCGGGCACCCACTTTGATATTGTGCATCCTGTCACCAGCCTCGTGGCAAGGAAGATCCTGGCGGACACCGGTGATACCTGCAATATGAGCTTCACCGATGCTGAACTGCGCCAGGCGTACGATGAAGCGTTCAGTCACACGCTGGGCACCGTGCTGACGGCGTGGCTCACAGATGGCGGAGATCTCACGAAGGCGCTGAAGGATCTGGACGCGGATGATGCAGAGCCACGCACGACGAAGCATGTCAAACTGTTGAAGCAGACCATAGAAAAGTTGCGGGCAGCACCCGCGGGTCCCGTCATTACCGGCCAGATAGCCGCCCTCACAGAGATCTGCGACAGCGTGACAGACTCCGACATCTATGATGCCCTGGTCGATGAAGTCCTGCCTGCGATCAACAGCTGGGCCAAGAAACGGCTGGGAGATTCGGCCACCTTCGCCGCGGCCTCAGGCGAGGATCCCAGTGAGGCAGCCCAGTTCCTCCAGGTGCTGCAGTACGTCCTGGATTATGGTGAGACGGGTAAGGCACGGCCCCTGGTGGTTGTGGCCGCCCGCAACGGGGTGGGGCAGGAAGACTACACCTGGACTTCCTTGTTCAACACGTTCTCCACTGATCCGGAGCAGATGACGCTGCTGGTAAAGGATCTGAAAGGCAGCCTGCCACCGGGTTTCGCGGGGGTGGCGTTGCTTGACTCCGCGAACCAAGCCCGCTTGAAGGACAAATGGAAGGGCGTCCACCCCTTCGACTCGGCGGCAGGGGTGGCCCTGCTCCAGGAGTGGCTGGAGAGCCGCGATACGGAGACCACCAGCTATGCCCACAGTGCCGCCGTGGGGCTGGCGTATCTCTCGCCGACGAACCGGGCAAAACTGCTGCCGCTGGCCCTGGCTCATCCGGATGAAGAAGTGCGTCTGGAAGCCGCATGGTCAGACTTGAAGAACGAGGGCACCACGGGCCTGGATGTCCTCAAAAAAGCCTGCCTGGACGTCCACCGGTCAAGCACCGCCAAACGCTACCTGGAGGAACTCAAACATGCCGCCGACATCCCCGCCGCTGCGAAGGAACCAGAGTTCGCCGCGAAGGCCACGATGTCGGAATGGCTGCAGCATCCCAACGAGCTGGGAGCTCCGCCACTGAGCCTGGAGGTCTATGACAAAACGGAGCTCTACTGGCCACCCCGGCAGCAGAAGATTCCGTTGTGGCTGTTCAAGTTCACCTATCGCTTCGACAGCAACGAAGGCGAAGCCGCCAAGGAGGTCAAAACCAGCTACGGCATGGTGGGCACCGTGACGTGGTCCTTCTTTGCTGAAGACGCCGCCGCGCCCACGCCCGGACACCTCTACGTCAAACACTGCGC contains these protein-coding regions:
- a CDS encoding alpha/beta fold hydrolase, whose translation is MNYLVHKHGQQHGPFSEAALRQKLANGEFAPMDMAWREGLPGWMPLKNVLPPEMPPLPGVPAAPVPPPLPPGQTSPQPVATLPVPTEVSLREPVASPTPHRTFSEGVSKPAWKRQRTWWPWVLGAVILCGFGLLFTIGFLVLQKVNKQVTAASSAEKPLFEDRAGHRTVWKKSSHKASGPAEDPPKEVFEKVRYPSDAGSLVAYVTPDPKDGKKHPAIVWAHGGFGGISSYFWQEASKYDDQSARAFREAGIVLMTPSWRGENDNPGRFELFFGEVNDLLAAVKHVKTLPYVDPNRVYIGGHSTGGTLTLLASTASDEFRAAFSLGGMPDGRDVLYAGEGFGNTPYDSLKERESLLRSPIRYTRFITRPTFYFEGEDNPTFAESAQKMGRRAANINVPFQAFTLPGTHFDIVHPVTSLVARKILADTGDTCNMSFTDAELRQAYDEAFSHTLGTVLTAWLTDGGDLTKALKDLDADDAEPRTTKHVKLLKQTIEKLRAAPAGPVITGQIAALTEICDSVTDSDIYDALVDEVLPAINSWAKKRLGDSATFAAASGEDPSEAAQFLQVLQYVLDYGETGKARPLVVVAARNGVGQEDYTWTSLFNTFSTDPEQMTLLVKDLKGSLPPGFAGVALLDSANQARLKDKWKGVHPFDSAAGVALLQEWLESRDTETTSYAHSAAVGLAYLSPTNRAKLLPLALAHPDEEVRLEAAWSDLKNEGTTGLDVLKKACLDVHRSSTAKRYLEELKHAADIPAAAKEPEFAAKATMSEWLQHPNELGAPPLSLEVYDKTELYWPPRQQKIPLWLFKFTYRFDSNEGEAAKEVKTSYGMVGTVTWSFFAEDAAAPTPGHLYVKHCALELEHQAEDEEDEDEDHKLDKKKWTTEEWRVEARKQLEKSNPGRSFE